A genomic region of Gammaproteobacteria bacterium contains the following coding sequences:
- the cysC gene encoding adenylyl-sulfate kinase has translation MNDLIAPCGGTLIKLLAGAGQAARLKEEARSLPAWTLSLDQQMELEALLTGAFSPLRGYMGAADYEGVLARMRLADGTFWPVPLCLDIDENTAGSLGPGSALALRDLEGVLVAVLRVAELWRPDPALERGALGNGSPDRHPVYVGGAVEGVELPPRYSFNALRRGPAELRAEFRRRGWTRVAAWHSRTPLHAAQRQLALSVARENNAELLVHPQVVEGNDEYYRVRCYRAAMAHFPEHSTLLSLLFLPLRAAGMRDLVWQGIVRQNFGCAVVGMEDDGTVSGDELRRLAEAAGLSIRFELRPPLVYVESRAEFMRPEAVPEGESGQYLDEQELRRRLAAGLAVPQWFSYPEVLAELAERYPPPSRQGFTLFFTGLSGAGKSTIAKAVEAKLLEQGGRPVSLLDGDVVRTHLSSELGFSKEHRNLNIQRIGYVASEITKNGGAAICAPIAPYAEMRRAVRRMISRYGGFIEVHVATPLDVCEGRDRKGLYALARAGKIKEFTGISDPYEEPENPELRIDTSRLSVEEAAQSVLLYLEQQGYIA, from the coding sequence ATGAACGACCTCATTGCCCCTTGTGGTGGCACGTTGATCAAGCTGCTGGCCGGTGCCGGCCAGGCCGCCAGGCTGAAAGAGGAGGCCCGGTCGCTGCCGGCGTGGACCTTGTCCCTGGACCAGCAGATGGAGCTGGAGGCCCTGCTGACCGGCGCCTTTTCGCCTCTGCGGGGCTATATGGGCGCCGCCGATTACGAGGGGGTTTTGGCCCGCATGCGGCTGGCCGACGGGACGTTTTGGCCGGTTCCCCTGTGTCTCGATATCGATGAGAACACCGCCGGCTCCCTGGGCCCCGGCAGCGCCCTGGCGCTGCGCGATCTGGAGGGGGTGCTGGTGGCCGTGCTGCGGGTGGCGGAGCTGTGGCGGCCCGATCCGGCGTTGGAGCGCGGTGCTTTGGGCAATGGGAGCCCCGACCGTCATCCTGTTTACGTGGGCGGTGCAGTGGAGGGGGTGGAGCTGCCGCCGCGCTACAGTTTTAACGCCTTGCGTCGCGGTCCGGCCGAACTGAGGGCCGAGTTCCGGCGACGCGGCTGGACCCGGGTGGCCGCCTGGCACAGCCGTACCCCCCTACACGCAGCCCAACGTCAGCTGGCCTTGAGTGTGGCGCGCGAAAACAACGCCGAGTTGCTGGTGCATCCCCAGGTGGTGGAAGGGAACGATGAGTATTACCGGGTGCGCTGCTATCGGGCGGCCATGGCACATTTTCCTGAGCATTCCACCCTGTTGAGCCTGCTGTTCCTGCCGCTCCGGGCGGCGGGTATGCGCGACCTGGTGTGGCAGGGCATCGTGCGGCAGAATTTCGGCTGCGCCGTTGTGGGGATGGAGGACGACGGGACAGTGAGCGGCGACGAATTGCGCAGGCTGGCGGAGGCGGCGGGTCTGAGCATTCGCTTTGAGTTGCGTCCGCCCCTGGTCTATGTGGAATCCCGGGCCGAATTCATGCGCCCCGAGGCCGTGCCGGAAGGAGAGTCGGGCCAGTACCTGGACGAGCAGGAGCTGCGCCGCCGTCTGGCGGCGGGCCTGGCGGTGCCGCAGTGGTTTTCCTATCCGGAAGTGCTGGCCGAGCTGGCGGAGCGCTATCCGCCGCCATCCCGGCAGGGTTTTACCCTGTTTTTCACCGGCCTGTCCGGCGCCGGCAAGTCCACCATCGCCAAGGCCGTGGAGGCCAAGCTGCTGGAACAGGGCGGGCGGCCGGTGAGCCTGTTGGACGGCGATGTGGTGCGCACGCATCTTTCCAGCGAGCTGGGCTTCTCCAAAGAACACCGCAATCTCAATATCCAGCGCATTGGCTATGTGGCCAGTGAAATCACCAAAAACGGCGGCGCCGCCATCTGTGCCCCCATCGCCCCTTACGCTGAAATGCGTCGCGCCGTGCGGCGGATGATCAGCCGCTACGGCGGTTTCATCGAGGTTCACGTGGCGACTCCCTTGGACGTTTGCGAGGGGCGTGACCGCAAAGGCCTGTACGCCCTGGCCCGGGCCGGAAAAATAAAAGAGTTCACTGGGATTAGCGACCCCTACGAGGAGCCGGAAAATCCTGAACTGCGTATCGACACCAGCCGGCTCAGCGTGGAAGAGGCCGCCCAGTCTGTGCTGCTTTATCTGGAACAGCAGGGCTATATCGCGTAG
- a CDS encoding MBL fold metallo-hydrolase has protein sequence MIQAPVQTLPGGVFTIDTGYQRPGFAASHLIVSGGRGALVDVGTHHSVPRLLAALEVCGLGREEVDYVLLTHVHLDHAGGAGALLRQLPRARLVVHPRGAPHMIDPARLTASATAVYGEARFREEYGTLVPVPAARVRAVEDGSTLRLGERELLFLDTPGHARHHVCIYDAHSRGVFSGDTFGLSYRDFDSERGAFIFPSTSPVQFDHAAMHASIDRLVALHPRCFYLTHYGRVDNSPGLAAGLRRRLDHSIVLARRAARAGTAQEAQAALVAALGDYLMDEISGHGCGLSREQIWARIALDVTLNAQGLLAYLEREARA, from the coding sequence ATGATCCAGGCACCCGTCCAGACACTACCCGGCGGTGTGTTCACCATTGACACCGGTTATCAGCGGCCCGGTTTCGCCGCCAGTCATCTGATCGTGTCAGGGGGGCGGGGGGCACTGGTGGACGTGGGGACGCATCATTCCGTGCCCCGTTTGCTGGCAGCCCTGGAGGTTTGCGGGCTGGGTCGCGAGGAGGTGGACTATGTGTTGCTGACCCACGTGCATCTGGATCACGCCGGCGGGGCGGGGGCCTTGCTGCGGCAATTGCCCCGGGCGCGGCTGGTGGTTCATCCCCGGGGGGCACCTCATATGATCGACCCGGCCAGACTGACCGCGAGCGCCACCGCGGTGTACGGGGAGGCGCGCTTTCGGGAGGAGTACGGTACCTTGGTACCCGTCCCGGCGGCGCGGGTGAGGGCGGTGGAGGATGGCAGCACCTTGCGCCTGGGGGAGCGCGAGTTGCTGTTTCTGGACACGCCCGGCCATGCCCGTCATCATGTCTGCATCTATGATGCGCACAGCCGGGGGGTATTCAGCGGCGACACCTTCGGCTTGTCTTATCGCGATTTTGACAGCGAGCGCGGCGCCTTCATTTTTCCCAGCACCAGCCCCGTGCAGTTCGACCACGCGGCCATGCACGCCTCCATTGACCGGCTTGTGGCCTTGCACCCCCGGTGCTTTTATCTGACCCACTACGGCCGGGTGGACAACTCGCCAGGTCTTGCGGCCGGGTTGCGCCGCCGCCTCGACCACAGTATCGTGCTCGCCCGCCGCGCCGCCCGGGCCGGCACCGCGCAGGAGGCCCAGGCGGCCCTGGTGGCTGCGTTGGGCGACTATCTGATGGACGAGATTTCAGGGCACGGATGTGGCCTGTCGCGGGAGCAGATCTGGGCGCGCATCGCGTTGGATGTGACGCTCAATGCGCAGGGCCTGCTGGCTTATCTGGAGCGGGAAGCGAGAGCTTAG
- a CDS encoding TIGR04211 family SH3 domain-containing protein encodes MYKYSAFFLALITATGAVAETRYVSDQLEITLRTGQSTKHQILRMLKSGTALAVLGEDPESGYTHVRTPEGREGWVLSRFLMDHPSARDRLDKAQQRLAAVEIENKQLKEKLARLGQEKQSADKSQQDLTEQNRRLDQELTRIRKTAASALAIDAENKKLQEQLVNLQTELQALQQENATLSDRSARDWFVRGAGVIIAGILLGLIIPRLRFRRKSSWDRL; translated from the coding sequence ATGTACAAGTACAGTGCTTTTTTCCTGGCCCTGATCACGGCCACCGGGGCCGTCGCGGAAACGCGCTACGTCAGCGACCAGCTGGAAATCACCCTGCGCACGGGACAAAGCACCAAGCACCAGATTTTGCGCATGCTGAAAAGCGGCACGGCGCTGGCAGTGTTGGGGGAAGACCCCGAAAGCGGCTACACCCACGTCCGCACCCCGGAGGGCAGGGAAGGCTGGGTGTTGTCGCGTTTTCTGATGGACCACCCCAGCGCCCGCGACCGGCTGGACAAGGCCCAGCAGCGGCTGGCCGCCGTCGAAATCGAAAACAAACAGCTCAAGGAAAAACTCGCCCGGCTGGGGCAGGAAAAACAAAGCGCGGACAAAAGCCAGCAGGACTTGACCGAACAAAACCGCCGCCTGGATCAGGAACTCACCCGCATCCGCAAAACCGCCGCCAGCGCCCTGGCCATTGATGCGGAAAACAAGAAACTGCAGGAACAACTGGTGAACCTGCAGACCGAGCTGCAGGCCCTGCAGCAGGAAAACGCCACCCTCAGTGACCGCAGCGCCCGCGACTGGTTCGTGCGCGGGGCGGGCGTCATCATCGCCGGCATCCTGCTGGGCCTGATCATTCCCAGATTGCGTTTCCGCCGCAAATCCAGCTGGGACCGACTCTAA
- the galE gene encoding UDP-glucose 4-epimerase GalE, giving the protein MSQTLLVTGGAGYIGSHVVRQLGDAGHRLLILDNLCTGFRNAVLHGDLVEGDTGDRELVTRLLQENRVESVLHFAAHTVVPESVSDPLKYYGNNTCHTRNLLAACQEAGVKHVIFSSTAAVYGEPADMVAREDSPLQPINPYGTSKLMSEWMLRDLAAASDLRYGILRYFNVAGADPQCRIGQSTPRATHLIKVACEAVVGKRDRLDLFGTDYPTPDGTCIRDYIHVEDLARAHLLALDKLVAGGDSFTVNCGYGHGYSVREVLDAVQRVSGARLNIREVDRRPGDPPALIAGAERIRELLGWAPRHDDLDFIVRTALAWEQKSAPRNA; this is encoded by the coding sequence ATGAGTCAAACCCTCCTCGTCACCGGCGGTGCCGGCTATATCGGCAGCCACGTGGTACGCCAGTTGGGCGACGCCGGTCACCGTTTATTGATACTGGACAATCTGTGCACGGGCTTTCGGAATGCCGTGCTCCACGGCGATCTGGTGGAAGGCGACACCGGCGACCGCGAGCTGGTCACCCGCCTGCTCCAGGAGAACCGGGTGGAATCGGTGCTGCACTTCGCCGCCCACACGGTGGTACCGGAGTCGGTGAGTGATCCTTTGAAGTATTACGGCAACAACACCTGCCACACCCGCAATCTGCTCGCGGCCTGCCAGGAGGCGGGGGTCAAACACGTCATCTTTTCGTCCACCGCCGCGGTCTACGGCGAGCCGGCGGACATGGTGGCCCGGGAAGACAGCCCCCTGCAACCTATCAATCCCTACGGCACCTCGAAGCTCATGAGCGAGTGGATGTTGCGGGATCTGGCGGCTGCCAGCGATCTGCGTTACGGCATTTTGCGTTATTTCAACGTCGCCGGGGCGGATCCGCAGTGCCGCATCGGCCAATCCACCCCCCGCGCCACACATTTGATCAAAGTGGCCTGTGAGGCGGTGGTGGGCAAGCGCGACCGTCTCGACCTGTTCGGCACCGACTACCCCACACCGGACGGCACCTGCATCCGCGACTATATTCATGTGGAAGACTTGGCCCGCGCCCATTTGCTGGCCCTGGACAAACTGGTGGCGGGGGGCGATTCTTTCACCGTCAACTGCGGTTACGGCCACGGCTACAGCGTGCGGGAAGTCCTGGATGCCGTGCAGCGGGTCAGCGGCGCCCGCCTCAATATCCGCGAGGTGGACCGCCGTCCCGGCGACCCCCCGGCCCTGATCGCCGGCGCCGAACGCATCCGGGAACTGCTGGGCTGGGCGCCCCGGCATGACGACTTGGACTTCATCGTCCGCACCGCCCTGGCCTGGGAGCAGAAATCCGCCCCCAGGAACGCTTGA
- a CDS encoding metallophosphoesterase, with the protein MPEPDFCLDFNPASRGVRVLGSLGAAGIAERDIVLALNAFEKELEHGGEFTGRPTTHVLANDEHVVKLRLEYRLDALAARRWIEQALARERTLGVHHPAKTWFLLEDPGGAPPLIANITPRLQALNDGALFEGEAGLSRLLDYFIRILSQYLDAAVQHDLCLDLGLSNFGVDRQGEIYYLDDDLYAWDQFNALTNYLAIFVRAQSALTVAAAREIGRFLREKIDSSFRDSHWSAAVAEQLRGAFVPETRRAVLAALVEALYTQRAVAYRGGGRGRLLALLADVHANAPALETVLTYLDQRDVGHGILLGDVVGYGPHPAQCIDLLKDLEWMDVVCGNHDYAVVQGGASSGMSALAAWGIDWTVGQLDAERKAWLAGLPLYLNDEQWLAVHGAPRDKTFFNAYVYHMTYRDNLDELAARDIRFCFHGHTHMPKVYLRRDGVDEESDDARQSMTDYHHALVCPGSVGQARNGTVAAQFALLDTETWEIEFHTLGYAADSVVADMRSLHFPAQLIERTEQGR; encoded by the coding sequence ATGCCTGAACCTGATTTCTGTCTCGATTTCAACCCCGCCAGCCGCGGCGTGCGCGTTCTCGGCAGCCTGGGGGCCGCCGGAATCGCCGAGCGCGATATCGTTCTTGCTCTGAATGCCTTTGAAAAAGAGCTGGAGCACGGCGGCGAATTCACCGGCCGGCCCACCACTCACGTGTTGGCGAACGATGAGCATGTGGTGAAGCTCAGGCTGGAATACCGCCTGGACGCGCTGGCGGCCAGGCGCTGGATCGAACAGGCCTTGGCGCGGGAGCGGACGCTGGGGGTCCACCACCCCGCCAAGACCTGGTTCCTGCTGGAAGACCCGGGCGGTGCGCCGCCCCTTATCGCCAATATCACCCCCCGCCTTCAGGCTTTGAATGATGGCGCGCTGTTTGAGGGGGAAGCCGGCCTGTCACGTCTGCTGGATTATTTTATCCGGATATTGTCGCAATACCTGGACGCGGCGGTGCAGCACGACCTGTGTCTGGACCTGGGACTGTCCAACTTCGGTGTGGATCGGCAAGGCGAAATTTATTATCTGGATGACGATCTTTATGCCTGGGACCAGTTCAACGCCCTGACGAACTATCTGGCCATCTTTGTTCGCGCACAGTCGGCGCTGACCGTTGCCGCGGCCCGGGAAATCGGGCGTTTTTTGAGGGAAAAAATCGACAGTTCATTCCGCGATTCCCACTGGTCGGCAGCGGTTGCCGAGCAGCTGCGCGGCGCTTTCGTGCCGGAGACCCGGCGGGCGGTGCTGGCGGCCCTGGTCGAAGCCTTGTATACCCAAAGAGCCGTCGCCTACCGCGGGGGCGGCAGGGGGCGGCTGCTCGCCTTGCTGGCCGACGTACACGCCAACGCGCCGGCCCTGGAGACGGTGCTGACCTATCTCGATCAGCGCGACGTGGGCCACGGGATTCTGCTCGGTGACGTGGTGGGCTATGGCCCCCACCCGGCGCAATGCATTGATCTGCTCAAGGACCTGGAGTGGATGGATGTGGTGTGCGGCAATCACGATTACGCCGTGGTACAGGGCGGGGCCAGTTCCGGCATGAGCGCTCTGGCGGCCTGGGGCATAGACTGGACCGTGGGGCAGCTGGATGCCGAACGCAAAGCCTGGCTGGCCGGATTGCCTCTGTATTTAAATGATGAGCAGTGGCTGGCCGTTCATGGTGCTCCCCGGGACAAAACCTTTTTCAACGCCTATGTCTACCACATGACCTATCGCGACAATCTGGACGAACTGGCCGCGCGGGACATACGTTTTTGTTTTCACGGCCATACCCATATGCCTAAAGTCTATCTGCGGCGCGACGGCGTGGATGAAGAAAGCGATGACGCCCGTCAGTCGATGACGGACTACCACCACGCTTTGGTGTGTCCCGGCTCCGTTGGCCAGGCGAGAAACGGCACGGTGGCGGCCCAGTTCGCCCTGCTGGACACGGAGACCTGGGAGATTGAGTTTCACACTCTGGGCTATGCTGCCGACAGCGTCGTGGCGGATATGCGCAGCCTGCACTTTCCCGCGCAGTTGATAGAGCGTACAGAGCAGGGCCGGTAG
- a CDS encoding GTP-binding protein, whose product MENDKIIFTGPVGAGKTTAIGAISEEPPVSTDVMATDDTKKMKKNTTVAMDYSFIQLEDGKRVHLYGTPGQDRFDFMWKILVKNGIGLVVLINNDHADPVAQMEFYLDAFSEFIKETAVVIGITRNGIGDQATIEDYQTRLFERGQIVPVFEIDARSEQDVKLLIHALLSMLM is encoded by the coding sequence CTGGAAAACGACAAAATCATTTTCACCGGTCCGGTGGGCGCCGGCAAGACCACGGCCATCGGCGCCATCAGCGAAGAGCCGCCGGTATCCACCGACGTCATGGCCACCGACGACACCAAAAAAATGAAAAAGAACACCACCGTGGCCATGGACTACAGCTTTATCCAGCTGGAGGACGGCAAGCGGGTTCATCTCTACGGCACGCCGGGACAGGACCGCTTTGACTTCATGTGGAAGATTCTGGTCAAAAACGGCATCGGCCTGGTAGTGCTCATCAACAATGACCACGCCGATCCGGTGGCGCAAATGGAATTCTACCTGGACGCCTTCAGCGAATTCATCAAGGAGACCGCCGTCGTCATCGGCATCACACGCAACGGCATCGGCGACCAGGCCACCATCGAGGACTACCAAACCCGGCTATTCGAGCGCGGCCAGATCGTGCCGGTGTTTGAAATCGACGCCCGCAGTGAGCAGGACGTGAAACTGCTGATTCATGCCCTGCTGTCCATGCTTATGTAG